In Vicia villosa cultivar HV-30 ecotype Madison, WI unplaced genomic scaffold, Vvil1.0 ctg.000393F_1_1, whole genome shotgun sequence, a single genomic region encodes these proteins:
- the LOC131627687 gene encoding probable GTP diphosphokinase RSH2, chloroplastic, with product MAVSTISLYASPPSSVCSAPHQISPHASYDFDFGSRSSSPASTATASTSARPMIGGLSCLFSSSVAVKHVPLTSFSGGDEDELKELGSSFSYSYSPSKFAGSWKRDRDHQIQSPVSVFQCPVSCSSSMGTVRGASRSSAGGLFEGFVRSALGSSCLDYETTGVRLRGGGGGEFDGGGSSGVVDELTFNLEDTFVEGCFGFEFEPYAKKLLMSAQLRHKIFCEEFVIKAFCEAEKAHRGQMRASGDPYLQHCLETAVLLALIGANSTVVAAGLLHDTLDDAFLTYDYIFGMFGAGVADLVEGVSKLSHLSKLARDNNTASKSVEADRLHTMFLAMADARAVLIKLADRLHNMMTLDALPVAKQQRFAKETLEIFAPLANRLGIANWKEQLENLCFKHLNPVQHMELSSKLVESYDDAMIASAIERLEKALKDEGISYHVISGRHKSLYSIYCKMLKKKLTIDDIHDIYGLRLIVEKEEDCYKALKIVHQLWSEVPGKLKDYIRGPKFNGYQSLHTVVMGEGKVPLEVQVRTKDMHSQAEFGFAAHWRYKEDHCQLSSYVLQMVEWARWVVTWQCEAMSKNSTSVGCVDSIKPPCKFPSHAENCPYSYKPDCAQDGPVFVIMIENDKMSVQEFCANSTVLDLLERAGRASCRLTTYRFPLKEELRPRLNHKPVSDPNCKLKMGDVVELTPAIPDRYLTEYREEIQRMYDRGLTVSKMGTTTASSMVGTS from the exons CGGATCTAGATCTTCGTCTCCGGCTTCGACGGCCACGGCGTCGACGTCGGCGAGGCCTATGATTGGTGGATTGTCGTGTTTGTTTTCGTCTTCGGTGGCGGTGAAGCATGTTCCGTTGACGAGCTTTTCCGGTGGAGATGAAGATGAATTGAAGGAGCTTGGTAGTTCGTTTTCGTATTCGTATTCGCCGAGTAAGTTTGCTGGATCTTGGAAGAGGGATAGGGATCATCAGATTCAGAGTCCGGTTTCGGTTTTTCAGTGTCCGGTTTCGTGTAGTAGTAGTATGGGGACGGTTCGTGGTGCGTCGAGGAGTAGTGCTGGTGGGTTGTTTGAAGGGTTTGTGAGGAGTGCTTTGGGTTCTTCTTGTTTGGATTATGAAACTACTGGTGTTAGGCttcgtggtggtggtggtggtgagtTTGATGGAGGTGGTtcttctggggttgttgatgagTTGACTTTCAATTTGGAGGATACTTTTGTGGAAGGTTGCTTTGGATTTGAGTTTGAGCCTTATGCTAAGAAGTTGTTGATGAGTGCTCAATTGAGGCACAAGATCTTTTGTGAAGAGTTTGTTATTAAGGCGTTTTGTGAAGCTGAGAAAGCACACAGAGGACAG ATGCGAGCTAGTGGTGATCCGTATTTGCAGCATTGTTTGGAAACTGCCGTGTTGTTGGCTTTGATCGGTGCAAATTCCACTGTAGTTGCTGCAGGGCTTTTGCATGATACACTTGATGATGCTTTTCTTACTTATGATTATATATTTGGGATGTTTGGAGCTGGAGTTGCTGATTTAGTTGAAGGG GTTTCTAAACTAAGTCATTTAAGCAAGCTGGCTAGAGACAACAACACAGCTAGTAAGTCTGTTGAAGCAGATCGCCTGCATACAATGTTCCTTGCCATGGCAGATGCAAGAGCTGTCCTCATTAAATTGGCGGACCGATTACATAATATGATGACACTAGATGCCTTGCCGGTTGCCAAGCAGCAGAGGTTTGCAAAGGAGACTTTGGAGATTTTTGCACCTTTGGCCAATCGCTTGGGAATAGCTAATTGGAAGGAACAGTTGGAAAATTTATGTTTTAAGCATCTCAACCCTGTGCAGCACATGGAGCTTTCGTCAAAACTTGTGGAATCGTATGATGATGCAATGATTGCTTCTGCCATAGAAAGATTAGAGAAAGCACTCAAAGATGAAGGCATTTCTTATCATGTCATTTCTGGGCGGCACAAGAGCTTGTATAGCATTTACTGCAAAATGTTAAA GAAGAAATTAACCATAGATGATATCCATGACATTTATGGGCTGCGCTTGATTGTTGAGAAGGAGGAAGACTGTTACAAAGCCTTAAAAATTGTTCACCAGTTATGGTCAGAGGTTCCTGGAAAACTGAAAGATTACATACGTGGTCCCAAGTTCAATGG GTATCAATCTCTGCACACTGTGGTGATGGGTGAAGGCAAGGTTCCCCTCGAAGTACAAGTTCGAACAAAAGATATGCATTCGCAAGCAGAATTTGGATTTGCTGCTCATTGGAGGTACAAGGAAGATCACTGCCAGCTTTCTTCCTATGTGCTTCAGATGGTTGAGTGGGCTCGTTGGGTTGTCACCTGGCAGTGCGAAGCAATGAGCAAAAATTCTACTTCTGTTGGATGTGTCGATTCAATCAAGCCACCTTGCAAGTTCCCTTCTCATGCTGAGAATTGCCCATATTCTTACAAGCCTGATTGTGCGCAGGATGGGCCTGTGTTCGTTATCATGATTGAGAATGATAAG ATGTCTGTTCAAGAGTTTTGTGCAAACTCAACAGTACTCGATTTGTTGGAGAGAGCCGGCCGAGCAAGCTGTAGGTTGACAACATATAGGTTCCCTCTAAAGGAAGAATTGAGGCCAAGACTGAATCACAAGCCTGTAAGTGATCCAAATTGCAAGTTGAAGATGGGAGACGTGGTCGAGCTTACACCGGCCATACCTGACAGGTATCTGACTGAATATAGGGAAGAAATCCAGCGAATGTATGATCGCGGGCTAACTGTATCAAAAATGGGAACTACTACTGCAAGCAGCATGGTTGGCACCAGTTGA